From a region of the Corallococcus coralloides DSM 2259 genome:
- a CDS encoding aromatic ring-hydroxylating oxygenase subunit alpha, with protein MTMLTVDLDAEADLARCGALKDFWYVACLSTELPANKPVARTVFGTGLVLFRGPDGAPTALRDRCLHRNARLSQGDVFDGRLGCPYHGWVYDVSGAVVEIPALGPPQRGEKLDAHACTHEGLKPAPCDVGRLARFPTREQDGLVYVYLGKDVTQARAEPFRVPYWGERGWTVYFMVTRFANGVTNLVENFMDVPHTSFVHRGWFRNPTRKRVPSTVKRHAGRVRMTYHQEEDALTGLGRLFNPRGLPLVHTDEFIVPNVTRVDYQWGDSGFAINSQCTPIGPTDTWVYTAISYRLPVDVPGAWVGRALTPLVRWYTRQVIQQDVRIMETQRQGLTDGPGGGMYSSTEADLHHADIEAYRRWLREGAHGPGPEDAERDVVFWV; from the coding sequence ATGACGATGCTCACGGTGGACCTGGACGCGGAGGCGGATCTCGCCCGCTGTGGCGCGCTGAAGGACTTCTGGTACGTGGCGTGCCTCTCCACGGAGCTGCCCGCGAACAAGCCCGTCGCGCGCACCGTGTTCGGCACGGGGCTGGTCCTCTTCCGCGGACCGGACGGCGCACCCACCGCGCTGCGAGACCGCTGCCTCCATCGCAACGCGCGCCTGTCACAAGGCGACGTGTTCGACGGACGGCTCGGCTGCCCGTATCACGGCTGGGTCTACGACGTGTCCGGCGCGGTGGTGGAGATCCCGGCACTGGGCCCACCCCAGCGCGGCGAGAAGCTGGACGCGCACGCCTGCACGCATGAAGGACTCAAGCCCGCCCCCTGTGACGTGGGACGGCTCGCGCGCTTCCCTACGCGGGAGCAGGATGGGCTCGTCTACGTCTACCTGGGCAAGGACGTGACACAGGCCCGCGCGGAGCCCTTCCGGGTCCCCTACTGGGGCGAGCGCGGCTGGACCGTCTACTTCATGGTCACGCGCTTCGCGAACGGCGTGACGAACCTGGTGGAGAACTTCATGGACGTGCCGCACACGTCCTTCGTGCACCGGGGCTGGTTCCGCAATCCCACGCGCAAGCGCGTCCCCTCCACCGTGAAGCGTCACGCGGGCCGGGTGCGGATGACCTACCACCAGGAAGAGGACGCGCTCACCGGGCTGGGGCGGCTGTTCAACCCGCGCGGCCTGCCACTCGTGCACACGGATGAGTTCATCGTCCCCAACGTCACGCGCGTGGACTACCAGTGGGGAGACAGCGGCTTCGCCATCAACTCCCAGTGCACGCCCATCGGGCCCACGGACACGTGGGTGTACACGGCCATCAGCTACCGGCTACCGGTGGACGTGCCGGGCGCATGGGTGGGGCGGGCACTCACGCCGCTGGTGCGCTGGTACACGCGACAGGTCATCCAGCAGGACGTCCGCATCATGGAGACGCAGCGCCAGGGACTGACGGATGGCCCCGGCGGCGGCATGTACTCCAGCACGGAGGCGGACCTGCACCACGCGGACATCGAAGCGTACCGCCGCTGGCTCCGTGAGGGCGCGCACGGCCCTGGCCCCGAGGACGCGGAGCGCGACGTGGTGTTCTGGGTCTAG
- a CDS encoding DapH/DapD/GlmU-related protein, translating into MTLGAFSTLREDAVVVGTPERPTSIGEKTVLGPRSLVMGARVGSLCDIGDGAILMPGVTLGDRCLVGEGTVLPPGMTVPDQSVVLGRPGQVLRMLSSEDLTHLQQRRGGDLSLPAAPLTPFSARDRAEDAPMGQLYAFRDRHPFVHPTATLFSSAEVSGDVVIGAGAIIGAGVKITGDLNGPVRIGARVQILENTVLHLQPDTMLVLDEGVVVGPGCVLHACNLGAGTVVEPGAILCEGSHLGKGCHVAAGSLVKARAVFPDYALVEGFPAAQVGTRTSPPEPPRWVLRPEDLPGLRRMG; encoded by the coding sequence GTGACGTTGGGAGCCTTCTCCACGCTGCGCGAGGACGCGGTGGTGGTGGGCACGCCCGAACGGCCCACGTCCATTGGCGAGAAGACCGTGCTCGGTCCGCGCTCGCTGGTGATGGGCGCGCGCGTGGGCTCCCTCTGCGACATTGGTGACGGCGCCATCCTGATGCCCGGCGTGACGCTGGGCGACCGCTGCCTGGTGGGCGAGGGCACCGTGTTGCCGCCCGGCATGACGGTGCCGGATCAATCCGTGGTGCTGGGCCGGCCGGGACAGGTCCTGAGGATGCTCTCCTCCGAGGACCTGACCCACCTGCAACAGCGCCGGGGCGGCGACCTGTCGCTGCCCGCAGCGCCTTTGACCCCTTTCTCCGCGCGTGATCGCGCCGAGGACGCCCCCATGGGACAGCTGTACGCCTTTCGTGACCGTCACCCCTTCGTCCACCCGACCGCCACCCTCTTCTCCTCCGCGGAGGTGTCCGGTGACGTGGTCATCGGCGCGGGGGCCATCATCGGCGCGGGCGTGAAGATCACCGGCGACCTGAACGGTCCGGTGCGCATTGGCGCGCGGGTGCAGATCCTGGAGAACACGGTGCTGCACCTCCAGCCGGACACCATGCTGGTGCTGGATGAAGGCGTGGTGGTGGGCCCGGGCTGCGTGCTGCACGCGTGCAACCTGGGCGCGGGCACGGTGGTGGAGCCCGGCGCCATCCTCTGCGAGGGCAGCCACCTGGGGAAGGGTTGCCACGTGGCCGCCGGCAGCCTGGTGAAGGCGCGCGCGGTGTTCCCGGACTACGCGCTGGTGGAGGGCTTCCCCGCGGCGCAGGTGGGCACGCGCACGTCGCCGCCGGAGCCGCCGCGCTGGGTGCTGCGGCCCGAGGACCTGCCGGGCCTGCGTCGCATGGGGTGA
- a CDS encoding MATE family efflux transporter, translating into MADRHAQAPEPVASGDAVNKGLWSLMKEALHGTEQDLTQLPLGRAIFLLAVPMVLEMCMESVFAVVDVAFVGRLGAEAVATVGLTEGILTIIYAAGMGLSIGATAMVARRIGEKDSERAARTAVQAIGLGVIISTVLAVAGIIFARPMMAALGGSPWVLEHGVGYTRVMMGGVVSILLLFLINAIFRGAGDAAIAMRVLMLANGLNIVLAPCLIFGWGPFPEMGVVGAAWATTLGRSAGVVYQLYRLMRSNGRLQVRREHVSLEPATMLAMLRLSGAGMVQALVTTSSWVVLVRIVSSFGSTALAGYTIAIRITMFALMPAWGLGNAAATLLGQSMGAGDPDRGAKAVWLAGKYNLMVLGSIGVAFFIFAHPLLGAFTTDPAVVDTGATALRIFSLSFLSCAYGMVITSAFNGAGDTRTPTLIDLGCLWALELPLAWVLAHPVGLGVVGAYWAVPAAFAVMSVVGIVLFRRGRWKTRVV; encoded by the coding sequence TTGGCGGACCGCCACGCCCAGGCTCCCGAGCCCGTGGCCAGCGGCGACGCCGTGAACAAGGGGCTGTGGTCCCTGATGAAGGAGGCCCTGCACGGTACGGAGCAGGACCTCACCCAGCTGCCGCTCGGGAGGGCCATCTTCCTCTTGGCCGTGCCCATGGTGCTGGAGATGTGCATGGAGTCGGTGTTCGCCGTGGTGGACGTCGCCTTCGTCGGCCGGTTGGGCGCGGAGGCGGTGGCCACGGTGGGGCTCACCGAGGGCATCCTCACCATCATCTACGCGGCCGGCATGGGCCTGAGCATCGGCGCCACGGCGATGGTGGCCCGGCGCATTGGAGAGAAGGACTCGGAGCGGGCGGCGCGCACGGCGGTGCAGGCCATTGGCCTGGGGGTGATCATCTCCACGGTGCTGGCCGTGGCGGGCATCATCTTCGCCCGGCCGATGATGGCGGCGCTCGGCGGCTCGCCGTGGGTGCTGGAGCACGGCGTGGGCTACACGCGCGTGATGATGGGCGGCGTGGTGAGCATCCTGCTGCTCTTCCTCATCAACGCCATCTTCCGGGGCGCGGGCGACGCGGCCATCGCGATGCGCGTGTTGATGCTGGCCAACGGGCTCAACATCGTACTCGCGCCGTGTCTCATCTTCGGCTGGGGGCCGTTCCCGGAGATGGGCGTGGTGGGCGCGGCGTGGGCCACCACGCTGGGCCGCAGCGCGGGCGTGGTGTACCAGCTCTACCGGCTGATGCGGTCCAACGGCCGGCTCCAGGTGAGGCGCGAGCACGTGTCGCTGGAGCCCGCGACGATGCTCGCGATGCTGCGACTGTCGGGCGCGGGCATGGTGCAGGCGCTGGTGACCACGTCCAGCTGGGTGGTGCTGGTGCGCATCGTGTCGTCGTTCGGCAGCACGGCGCTGGCGGGCTACACCATCGCCATCCGCATCACGATGTTCGCGCTGATGCCCGCGTGGGGCCTGGGCAACGCGGCGGCCACGCTGCTGGGGCAGAGCATGGGCGCGGGCGACCCGGACCGGGGCGCGAAGGCGGTGTGGCTGGCGGGCAAGTACAACCTGATGGTGCTGGGCAGCATCGGCGTGGCGTTCTTCATCTTCGCGCATCCGCTGCTGGGAGCGTTCACGACGGACCCGGCGGTGGTGGACACGGGGGCCACGGCGCTGCGCATCTTCAGCCTGAGCTTCCTGTCGTGCGCGTACGGCATGGTCATCACCTCCGCGTTCAACGGCGCGGGGGACACGCGCACGCCCACGCTCATCGACCTGGGATGTCTCTGGGCGCTGGAGCTGCCGCTGGCATGGGTGCTGGCCCATCCGGTGGGGCTGGGCGTGGTCGGAGCGTACTGGGCGGTGCCTGCGGCCTTCGCGGTGATGTCCGTGGTGGGCATCGTCCTGTTCCGGCGTGGGCGCTGGAAGACGCGCGTGGTGTGA
- a CDS encoding GNAT family N-acetyltransferase — MSPLRRATRDDNAALLDLFGDVPMTGDLVLSTQRSPDYFGLFAMQRGDAEVWAHGETSRLDGMGAIHVRDGWLEGRPCRVGYLGDLRTRFSARRARGLARFYGPVLEETSRRHGVDVFLTAVMASNAAALQSLVRRGASREAQPHYHLMRAFSAVSLQFVLRRKPRPSRYTVRRATAADVPAMAALLDADHRQRPFGYRFDTGELEHRLAHWPGLRVEDSFLAFDPAGQLVGCTSAWNPDAVKRYRVLAYRGGMKWVRRGFNALATVTGAPRLPAPGSDFRYFYLCNTSIPSEDPGVLRALLDAVYAAFHGRGFHFFTVQQDAGDPLTSAFDGFIQRRLDFHLYAVTPASRPPRTFPGGRTGFEICLP; from the coding sequence ATGAGCCCCCTCCGCCGAGCCACCCGGGACGACAACGCCGCGCTGTTGGACCTGTTCGGCGACGTGCCCATGACCGGGGACCTGGTGCTCAGCACGCAGCGGTCGCCGGACTACTTCGGCCTCTTCGCCATGCAGCGCGGGGATGCGGAGGTCTGGGCCCACGGCGAAACATCCCGCCTGGATGGCATGGGCGCCATCCATGTCCGTGACGGCTGGCTGGAAGGCAGACCGTGCCGCGTGGGCTACCTGGGCGATTTGCGCACCCGGTTCTCCGCGCGCCGTGCCCGGGGCCTGGCCCGGTTCTATGGCCCCGTCCTGGAGGAGACCTCCCGCCGCCATGGCGTGGACGTGTTCCTCACCGCCGTCATGGCCTCCAACGCCGCCGCGCTCCAGTCCCTGGTCCGCCGGGGCGCGTCCCGGGAAGCGCAGCCGCACTACCACCTGATGCGCGCCTTCTCCGCCGTGTCGCTCCAGTTCGTCCTGCGCCGCAAGCCGCGCCCCAGCCGCTACACCGTGCGCCGGGCCACCGCCGCGGACGTGCCCGCCATGGCCGCGCTGCTGGACGCGGACCACCGTCAACGCCCCTTCGGCTACCGCTTCGACACCGGTGAGCTGGAACACCGGCTCGCTCATTGGCCGGGGCTTCGCGTGGAGGATTCGTTCCTCGCGTTCGACCCCGCCGGACAGCTTGTCGGCTGCACCTCCGCGTGGAACCCCGACGCCGTGAAGCGCTACCGCGTGCTCGCGTACCGGGGCGGCATGAAGTGGGTGCGCCGGGGCTTCAACGCGCTCGCCACCGTCACCGGCGCGCCCCGCCTGCCCGCGCCCGGCAGTGACTTCCGCTACTTCTATCTCTGCAACACCAGCATCCCCTCGGAGGACCCTGGCGTCCTGCGTGCGCTGCTGGATGCCGTCTACGCTGCGTTCCACGGCCGGGGCTTCCACTTCTTCACCGTGCAGCAGGACGCCGGTGATCCGCTGACGTCCGCCTTCGATGGCTTCATCCAGCGGAGGTTGGACTTCCACCTCTACGCCGTCACGCCCGCCTCGCGTCCCCCGAGGACCTTCCCGGGGGGACGCACCGGCTTTGAAATCTGCCTGCCCTGA
- a CDS encoding GlsB/YeaQ/YmgE family stress response membrane protein: protein MGLLGWIIFGFFAGLIARAVLPGNQRLGCIGTTVLGVAGAFVGGFLTSVWRGTDWRDPEPTGFLGAILGAIVLLLVSQAAFGGRSR, encoded by the coding sequence ATGGGGCTGTTGGGGTGGATCATCTTCGGCTTCTTCGCGGGGCTCATCGCCCGGGCCGTGCTGCCGGGGAACCAGCGTCTGGGGTGCATTGGCACGACGGTCCTGGGCGTCGCCGGAGCCTTCGTGGGCGGCTTCCTTACGTCCGTCTGGCGGGGGACCGACTGGCGCGACCCGGAGCCCACCGGCTTTTTGGGCGCCATCCTGGGCGCCATCGTCCTGCTCCTGGTCTCCCAGGCCGCCTTCGGCGGTCGCTCCCGGTAG
- a CDS encoding FKBP-type peptidyl-prolyl cis-trans isomerase, with product MKKTILIAAMLSLTACQGQGAKPGETSATGTSTGAATAGAPQTEEQKTLYALGLSIGRSISVFDMTPQELEFVKAGLTAQVTGQKTDVDLETYGPKLQDLARERSLRKANAEKEKSAKFLEEKAKEPGAVKTESGLIYKETQAGTGAQPQASDIVKVHYKGTLADGKEFDSSYKRGEPTQFPLQGVIKCWTEGLQKMKVGGKAQLVCPSDIAYGDRGAPPNIPGGAALVFEVELLEIVKAPEAPPGMPGMGTPPPGAKPPPAAKPPPATK from the coding sequence ATGAAGAAGACGATCCTGATCGCGGCGATGCTGAGCCTGACGGCCTGCCAGGGCCAGGGCGCGAAGCCGGGCGAGACCTCCGCCACCGGCACCTCCACGGGGGCGGCCACCGCCGGTGCTCCGCAGACCGAGGAGCAGAAGACGCTGTACGCGCTGGGCCTGTCCATCGGCCGCAGCATCAGCGTGTTCGACATGACCCCGCAGGAGCTGGAGTTCGTGAAGGCCGGCCTCACGGCCCAGGTCACCGGTCAGAAGACCGACGTGGACCTGGAGACCTACGGTCCCAAGCTCCAGGACCTCGCGCGCGAGCGTTCGCTGCGCAAGGCCAACGCGGAGAAGGAGAAGTCCGCGAAGTTCCTCGAGGAGAAGGCCAAGGAGCCCGGCGCGGTGAAGACCGAGTCCGGCCTCATCTACAAGGAGACCCAGGCGGGCACCGGCGCCCAGCCCCAGGCCTCCGACATCGTGAAGGTGCACTACAAGGGCACGCTCGCGGACGGCAAGGAGTTCGACTCCTCCTACAAGCGCGGTGAGCCCACGCAGTTCCCGCTCCAGGGCGTCATCAAGTGCTGGACCGAGGGCCTCCAGAAGATGAAGGTCGGCGGCAAGGCGCAGCTCGTGTGCCCCTCCGACATCGCCTACGGCGACCGCGGCGCGCCCCCGAACATCCCCGGCGGCGCCGCCCTGGTGTTCGAGGTGGAGCTCCTGGAGATCGTGAAGGCCCCCGAGGCCCCTCCGGGCATGCCCGGCATGGGCACCCCGCCCCCTGGCGCGAAGCCGCCCCCGGCCGCCAAGCCGCCCCCGGCGACGAAGTAG
- a CDS encoding dienelactone hydrolase family protein, with amino-acid sequence MKRLTWVLAAALMLGACATSSPAEVARTPSATGAVSEEEFKAMHTLRTDAAPERRGQPVELFDGSKAYLSLPPDAKGPLPAVIVIHEWWGLNEHVQAWADRLAAEGYAALAVDLYHGKVGANPDEALALVKAVDPDQATKTLLAAHAFLKGDPRIQAVRTGSIGWCFGGGWSLRTAMAIPELSAAVIYYGHPVTDPQQLSTIKAQVLGIFGTKDKSIPPETVQAFEKALDEAGVRSRIVEYDADHAFANPSGARYDERSAASAWAETSAFLARTLKR; translated from the coding sequence ATGAAGAGGCTCACGTGGGTGCTGGCGGCGGCGCTGATGCTGGGCGCCTGCGCGACGAGCAGTCCGGCGGAGGTGGCGCGCACGCCGTCCGCCACGGGCGCCGTCTCCGAGGAGGAGTTCAAGGCCATGCACACCCTGCGCACGGACGCCGCTCCCGAGCGCCGTGGCCAGCCGGTGGAGCTGTTCGACGGCTCCAAGGCCTACCTGAGCCTGCCGCCGGACGCGAAGGGCCCGCTGCCCGCCGTCATCGTCATCCACGAGTGGTGGGGCCTCAACGAGCACGTGCAGGCCTGGGCGGACCGGCTGGCGGCGGAGGGCTACGCGGCGCTCGCGGTGGACCTCTACCACGGCAAGGTGGGCGCCAACCCCGACGAGGCGCTCGCGCTGGTGAAGGCCGTGGACCCGGACCAGGCCACGAAGACGCTGCTGGCCGCGCACGCGTTCCTCAAGGGCGACCCGCGCATCCAGGCCGTGCGCACCGGCAGCATCGGCTGGTGCTTCGGCGGCGGCTGGTCGCTGCGCACCGCCATGGCCATCCCGGAGCTGAGCGCGGCGGTCATCTACTACGGCCACCCGGTGACCGACCCCCAGCAGCTCTCCACCATCAAGGCGCAGGTGCTGGGCATCTTCGGCACGAAGGACAAGTCCATCCCGCCGGAGACGGTGCAGGCCTTCGAGAAGGCGCTGGACGAGGCCGGCGTGCGCAGCCGCATCGTGGAGTACGACGCGGACCACGCCTTCGCGAACCCCTCCGGCGCCCGCTACGACGAGCGCTCCGCCGCGTCCGCCTGGGCGGAGACGTCCGCGTTCCTCGCGCGCACGCTCAAGCGTTGA
- a CDS encoding CAP domain-containing protein, with translation MRRPSLLRSLPLLSPFLLLACIPDGDPDDTPTDAGVLEDGGTTPDGGGVELTQFARDMLDAHNAARAAAKPTPSPALEPLTWDPTVEETARKWVEQCQFKHNDGRGNAGENIAAATPGHWDTKGVVKGWVDEAADYDYASNTCKSGEVCGHYTQVVWRNTRRLGCATKRCTTNSPFGGSSPWDFWVCNYAPPGNFTGQRPY, from the coding sequence ATGCGACGCCCTTCCCTGCTCCGCTCCCTGCCCCTGCTCAGCCCGTTCCTCCTGCTCGCCTGTATCCCTGACGGGGACCCGGACGACACGCCCACGGACGCGGGCGTCCTGGAGGACGGAGGCACCACCCCCGACGGAGGCGGCGTGGAGCTGACGCAGTTCGCCCGCGACATGCTGGACGCCCACAACGCGGCCCGCGCCGCCGCGAAGCCCACGCCGTCACCCGCGCTGGAGCCGCTCACGTGGGACCCCACGGTGGAGGAGACCGCTCGCAAGTGGGTGGAGCAGTGCCAGTTCAAGCACAACGACGGCCGGGGCAACGCGGGGGAGAACATCGCCGCCGCCACGCCGGGGCACTGGGACACGAAGGGCGTGGTGAAGGGCTGGGTGGACGAGGCGGCGGACTACGACTACGCGAGCAACACCTGCAAGTCGGGCGAGGTCTGCGGCCACTACACGCAGGTGGTGTGGCGCAACACCCGCCGCCTGGGCTGCGCCACGAAGCGCTGCACCACCAACTCTCCCTTTGGCGGTTCCTCTCCCTGGGACTTCTGGGTGTGCAACTACGCGCCCCCGGGCAACTTCACGGGCCAGCGTCCCTACTGA
- a CDS encoding tetratricopeptide repeat protein, with translation MVKESYRAQWERSRAYLETGDLGLALQELRDALTLAPDDAVLWEEIFNLSLLGGLTQNALAAALRLRQLAPENPNFIGLHAMAALLAGKLTEALPLFEEVLQRDPESVEARRQLARALDIAGQRGRARTLLEEAVAKAPSDTGAPNDLAVYYLEHVPQEGPALAASVLAPVLEAHPQDPTTHFNLALALRLGEPAKARHHAQQVLQGGDKELRTKAQQLLTMIPA, from the coding sequence ATGGTCAAGGAGTCCTACCGCGCGCAGTGGGAGCGCTCGCGGGCGTATCTGGAGACGGGGGACCTGGGGCTCGCGCTTCAGGAGCTGCGGGACGCGCTGACGCTGGCGCCGGACGACGCGGTCCTCTGGGAGGAAATCTTCAACCTGTCGCTGCTCGGGGGCCTCACGCAGAACGCCCTGGCCGCCGCGCTGCGGCTGCGTCAGCTGGCACCGGAGAACCCCAACTTCATCGGCCTGCACGCCATGGCCGCGCTGCTCGCCGGCAAGCTGACGGAGGCCCTGCCCCTCTTCGAGGAGGTCCTCCAGCGCGACCCCGAGTCGGTGGAGGCCCGCAGGCAGCTGGCGCGGGCGCTGGACATCGCGGGCCAGCGCGGCCGGGCGCGCACGCTGCTGGAAGAGGCCGTCGCGAAGGCGCCCTCGGACACGGGCGCGCCCAACGACCTGGCGGTGTACTACCTGGAGCACGTGCCCCAGGAGGGCCCGGCGCTCGCCGCGTCCGTGCTGGCGCCGGTGCTGGAGGCACACCCCCAGGACCCCACCACGCACTTCAACCTGGCGCTGGCGCTGCGCCTGGGCGAGCCGGCGAAGGCCCGTCACCACGCGCAGCAGGTGCTCCAGGGCGGTGACAAGGAGCTGCGCACCAAGGCCCAGCAGCTCCTCACGATGATCCCCGCCTGA
- a CDS encoding CAP domain-containing protein, protein MALPVFRRGLAVLLLAPLLGCGSSANAQRPVSASTKKAAATAAARKAPAATPAPSEGTRKPVPTAAELKRDMVAAHNEARAKASRPTPKPALPALTWSDEAARKAEAYVKECRFEHNPVRGTFGENLAAATPDTWTTAQVVKGWADEAADYDYASGKCKAGKMCGHYTQVVWRTTKAVGCATRLCTKNSPFGGNVKTWQLWVCNYAPPGNWVGEKPY, encoded by the coding sequence ATGGCTCTTCCTGTGTTCCGTCGCGGGCTCGCCGTGTTGCTGCTGGCCCCGTTGCTCGGCTGTGGTTCCAGCGCGAACGCGCAGCGGCCCGTCTCCGCCTCCACGAAGAAGGCCGCGGCCACCGCCGCCGCACGCAAGGCCCCCGCGGCCACGCCCGCGCCCTCCGAGGGCACGCGCAAGCCGGTGCCGACCGCCGCGGAGCTGAAGCGCGACATGGTGGCCGCGCACAACGAGGCGCGCGCGAAGGCCTCGCGGCCCACGCCGAAGCCGGCGCTGCCCGCGCTCACCTGGTCCGACGAGGCGGCGCGCAAGGCGGAGGCCTACGTGAAGGAGTGCCGCTTCGAGCACAACCCGGTCCGGGGCACCTTCGGTGAGAACCTGGCCGCCGCCACGCCGGACACCTGGACCACCGCGCAGGTGGTGAAGGGCTGGGCGGACGAAGCCGCTGACTACGACTACGCCTCCGGCAAGTGCAAGGCCGGGAAGATGTGCGGCCACTACACGCAGGTGGTGTGGCGCACCACGAAGGCGGTGGGCTGCGCGACGCGGCTGTGCACGAAGAACTCGCCCTTCGGCGGCAACGTGAAGACGTGGCAGCTCTGGGTGTGCAACTACGCGCCGCCGGGCAACTGGGTGGGCGAGAAGCCCTACTGA
- a CDS encoding DUF1552 domain-containing protein → MSRTPALSRRTLLRGMGALMALPLLDVMRPNTARAATPAPRRFVAFYTPCGIHMPKWTPGGEGADYSLTPTLASLAPVKGDILVLSGLDNLPGRPDGDGHHAAATAAFLSCVKARKTEGTNIRTGISMDQVLANAVGTATRYPSLELGMDQGKGIGNCDSGYACPYANNIAWAGPSTPVPKETKPRAAFERLFADFDPNVTQAELAKRKAYGLSIIDAVRDDAKSLQGKLGTTDKRKLDEYFTGVRELELRVNAMDGAGPTCGTAVTPSESEDVREKTKAMLDLIVLAFQCDLTRTCTFMLGNARSTRVYSFLGLSGEHHTYSHHQRVQANYDALVKIDKWEVEQFSYLLQRMKAVQEEGGTLLDHSAVYFSSEIADGNMHEHKNLPVLLAGRAGGAISPGRHIRYGGQPLANLYIALLNMFGVPATTFGDDGTGPLPGLGA, encoded by the coding sequence ATGAGCCGCACCCCTGCCCTCTCCCGCCGGACGCTCCTGCGCGGCATGGGCGCGCTGATGGCGCTGCCCCTCCTGGACGTCATGCGCCCCAACACGGCCCGCGCCGCCACGCCGGCCCCGCGCCGCTTCGTGGCCTTCTACACGCCCTGCGGCATCCACATGCCCAAGTGGACGCCCGGTGGCGAGGGCGCGGACTACTCCCTGACGCCCACGCTCGCGTCGCTGGCGCCCGTGAAGGGGGACATCCTGGTGCTGAGCGGCCTGGACAACCTGCCCGGCAGGCCGGACGGCGACGGCCACCATGCCGCCGCGACGGCCGCGTTCCTGTCCTGCGTGAAGGCGCGCAAGACGGAGGGCACCAACATCCGCACCGGCATCTCCATGGACCAGGTGCTGGCGAACGCGGTGGGCACGGCCACGCGCTACCCGTCGCTGGAGCTGGGCATGGACCAGGGCAAGGGCATTGGCAACTGCGACTCCGGCTACGCGTGCCCGTACGCGAACAACATCGCGTGGGCGGGGCCGTCCACGCCCGTGCCCAAGGAGACGAAGCCTCGCGCGGCCTTCGAGCGGCTCTTCGCGGACTTCGACCCGAACGTCACGCAGGCGGAGCTGGCGAAGCGCAAGGCGTACGGCCTGAGCATCATCGACGCCGTGCGCGACGACGCGAAGTCGCTCCAGGGGAAGCTGGGCACCACGGACAAGCGCAAGCTGGACGAGTACTTCACCGGCGTGCGCGAGCTGGAGCTGCGCGTGAACGCGATGGACGGCGCCGGCCCCACGTGCGGCACCGCCGTGACGCCCTCGGAGAGCGAGGACGTGCGCGAGAAGACGAAGGCGATGCTGGACCTCATCGTGCTCGCGTTCCAGTGCGACCTGACCCGCACGTGCACCTTCATGCTGGGCAACGCGCGCAGCACCCGCGTGTATTCGTTCCTGGGGTTGTCCGGCGAGCACCACACGTACTCGCACCACCAGCGGGTCCAGGCCAACTACGACGCGCTGGTGAAAATCGACAAGTGGGAGGTGGAGCAGTTCTCGTACCTCCTCCAGCGCATGAAGGCCGTGCAGGAGGAGGGCGGGACGCTGCTGGACCACAGCGCCGTGTACTTCTCCAGTGAGATCGCCGACGGCAACATGCACGAGCACAAGAACCTGCCCGTCCTGCTCGCGGGCCGCGCGGGCGGCGCCATCTCACCGGGCCGGCACATCCGCTACGGAGGCCAGCCGCTGGCGAACCTCTACATCGCGCTGCTCAATATGTTCGGCGTGCCCGCGACGACCTTCGGCGACGATGGCACCGGGCCCCTGCCCGGACTGGGAGCGTAG